Proteins from one Coffea arabica cultivar ET-39 chromosome 8c, Coffea Arabica ET-39 HiFi, whole genome shotgun sequence genomic window:
- the LOC113705229 gene encoding zinc transporter 4, chloroplastic-like: MSSVEDILPLIELKGITENSRASAGSVLQGVSQSMANTTRTSHLSALDSCRDEGTAFTLKMVAIAAILFAGACGIAIPLVGRKRRFLGTDSNLFVAVKAFAAGVILATGFVHILPDATLSLTDPSLPEVPWHAFPFSGFIAMMAALVTLLIEFVGTQYYERKQEKESKIAQVDSVDVLESGTAPKVFGEEGGGGMPIVGIHAHAAQHRHSHPQDQEACSGNKRVHPHGHSHSLDIYDGNEESVMRHVVVSQVLELGIVSHSVIIGLSLGVSENACTITPLIAALSFHQFFEGFALGGCISQAQFNIVHASIMACFFAITTPLGIAVGTGISTIYDPESPKALIVEGIFDSVSAGILIYMALVDLIAADFLSKRLSCNTRLQVTSYVSLFLGAGLMSLLALWA; the protein is encoded by the exons ATGTCTTCCGTTGAG GATATATTGCCTTTGATTGAGTTGAAGGGAATTACAGAGAATTCTCGGGCTTCTGCTG GCTCCGTTCTGCAGGGCGTCTCTCAATCCATGGCGAACACAACCCGTACCAGTCATCTTTCTGCATTGGACAGCTGCCGCGATGAGGGAACAGCATTCACCTTGAAAATGGTGGCGATTGCAGCAATCCTCTTTGCTGGGGCATGCGGTATTGCGATACCCTTGGTGGGTAGGAAGCGTAGGTTCCTTGGAACAGATTCCAACCTTTTTGTCGCAGTCAAGGCCTTTGCAGCTGGCGTCATTCTCGCTACAGGTTTTGTGCACATCTTGCCAGATGCCACGTTAAGTTTGACGGACCCAAGTCTGCCTGAAGTTCCATGGCACGCATTCCCATTTTCTGGATTTATAGCAATGATGGCAGCATTGGTGACTCTTCTGATTGAGTTCGTTGGGACCCAGTACTATGAGcgtaaacaagagaaagaaagcaAAATTGCGCAGGTTGATTCAGTGGACGTGTTGGAGTCGGGAACTGCTCCGAAGGTGTTTGGTGAAGAAGGTGGTGGCGGCATGCCCATTGTGGGGATTCATGCGCATGCAGCACAGCATAGACATAGCCATCCTCAAGATCAAGAAGCTTGTTCTGGAAATAAGAGGGTTCATCCACATGGTCATTCGCATTCACTTGATATATATGATGGGAATGAAGAAAGTGTTATGAGGCATGTAGTTGTTTCACAG GTCTTGGAATTGGGGATAGTATCACACTCAGTGATCATTGGGCTGTCTCTTGGAGTATCGGAAAATGCATGTACCATAACACCCTTGATTGCGGCATTATCATTCCACCAGTTCTTCGAAGGGTTTGCTCTTGGGGGCTGCATCTCTCAGGCCCAGTTTAATATCGTCCATGCTTCCATTATGGCATGTTTTTTCGCCATCACAACCCCATTGGGAATTGCAGTGGGGACTGGGATTTCTACCATTTACGATCCAGAGAGTCCAAAAGCCTTGATCGTTGAAGGCATCTTTGATTCTGTATCTGCTGGAATTCTTATTTACATGGCCTTGGTTGATCTAATTGCTGCTGACTTTTTGAGCAAGAGGTTGAGCTGCAATACAAGACTTCAAGTGACTTCTTATGTTTCACTGTTTCTGGGTGCAGGGTTGATGTCCTTGCTTGCACTTTGGGCTTAA
- the LOC113706157 gene encoding uncharacterized protein: protein MFEESVSITIPSIWASMNSWFTPAVLFVLLNLMIGTIAITSTLANQKQHHNHQHQQNSQNDLHPQQPKLARSPSVLQRLRSINFYHYRSHDSSSIANHFKTIPDSDTHYGFERTHQPQSLGESHSEYIFEQAHQPQNVGESHSQYIFEHTRQEKPALFVERVQENQTHYFFQQSHEENEQGTGTHFVFQQTHEENAEENGSRFHFEQGHEENGNPLDFEQTNEDEVEDEEVQTLDEVYSQLKGRGHVGRSKPDTKPIAGDVPARLPTKMKKSASMESAFKHLKEEDIVEARRPATVRETGTKSTEGDDGFDAKCDVFINKFKEQLMLQTMGSIVGNKEVIGRGSGE, encoded by the coding sequence ATGTTTGAGGAATCTGTGTCAATCACTATACCTTCGATCTGGGCATCCATGAACAGCTGGTTTACTCCTGCTGTTCTCTTTGTTCTCCTCAATCTTATGATTGGTACCATTGCAATTACTTCGACTTTAGCCAACCAGAAACAGCACCACAACCATCAGCACCAGCAAAACTCCCAAAATGATCTTCATCCTCAACAACCCAAGCTTGCTAGATCACCATCTGTTCTCCAGCGTTTGAGGTCCATAAATTTCTACCACTACAGATCCCATGATTCTAGTTCAATTGCAAACCATTTCAAAACCATCCCAGATTCAGACACCCATTACGGTTTTGAACGAACCCATCAGCCCCAAAGCCTCGGAGAGTCTCACTCCGAGTACATTTTTGAACAAGCCCATCAACCACAAAACGTTGGAGAATCTCACTCCCAATACATATTTGAACATACCCGGCAAGAGAAGCCGGCGCTGTTCGTGGAACGAGTTCAAGAAAATCAGACCCATTACTTTTTTCAACAATCCCACGAAGAAAATGAGCAGGGAACCGGAACCCATTTCGTTTTTCAGCAAACCCACGAGGAGAATGCTGAAGAAAACGGAAGCCGCTTCCATTTTGAGCAAGGGCACGAGGAAAATGGAAACCCTTTGGATTTTGAGCAAACCAACGAGGATGAAGTTGAGGACGAAGAAGTGCAGACCTTGGATGAAGTGTACAGTCAGCTCAAAGGGCGGGGTCATGTTGGCAGGTCAAAGCCAGATACTAAGCCGATCGCCGGTGATGTTCCGGCGAGGCTAccgacaaagatgaagaagtcAGCGAGTATGGAGTCTGCGTTTAAGCACTTGAAGGAGGAGGACATTGTGGAGGCTCGCCGTCCGGCGACTGTGCGAGAGACGGGTACCAAGTCCACTGAAGGTGACGACGGGTTTGATGCTAAATGTGATGTTTTCATCAACAAGTTCAAGGAGCAGTTGATGTTGCAGACGATGGGTTCTATCGTTGGGAACAAGGAGGTGATTGGTAGAGGGAGCGGAGAGTAA
- the LOC113706544 gene encoding pentatricopeptide repeat-containing protein At4g35130, chloroplastic-like, producing MATALCVSCSSKPSTVTDKDFLPGRRKAGKIIENLDVGINVRSPISTGDSPNMTRGMKSSLEQRRRLLSFVDSGCFENALHVFEEITRPSTFIWNVLIRGLTDNGFYQEAIDLYYRMEWEGVGSDKYTFPFVIKACVGLFSLVDGQRIHSRVIKMGFDKDLYVCNSLVIMYSKLGCIEQSEKIFADMLVKDAVSWNSMISGYVASGDCLSSLTCFRDMQAARISCDRFSVISILGACSLYGCLLKGKEVHCQVIRRQLDSDPMIETSLIDMYGKCGLVEYSDRLFNRVSQRSVAVWNAIIGAYGLNDEPVRSFSCFERMLESDNLDPNAVTLINLLPSCARMRALVQGKSMHGFAIRKGMFPHVVLETALLDMYGKCGCLNLADSMFVQMKETNLISWNARIAAYVQSGNEKGALHVFQDMCSEHLHPDEITFVNILPAYAETALPKEGQQIHANIIKLGFGSSIFICNALIYMYAKCGDIQAAQLVFNCIVYKDVISWNTIILAYGIHGFGEISVRLFSDMMAEGIKPNGSTFVSLLASCSICGMVDEGQNYFSSMKTEYNIDPGIEHYGCMVDLLGRSGNIDLAKHFIDEMPLVPTARIWGSLLSASRYHRNIELAELVADRILSLEHDNTGCYVLLSNMYAELRRWADVESIRCSMQSQGLRRTTACSLIEYNGKALQITNNDCSHAEASMIYDALDIISRKIGDDLHVCGVLKFKPPDLIRRRAHSAMYHSARLAICAGLLSTPVGTPVLVRKNVRICEDCHNAAKIISEMTDREIVVGDPKFYHRFSNGKCTCKDYW from the coding sequence ATGGCTACAGCCCTCTGTGTCAGTTGCTCTTCCAAGCCTAGTACTGTTACGGATAAGGATTTCTTGCCAGGAAGACGCAAAGCTGGAAAGATTATCGAAAACCTTGACGTTGGCATCAACGTGAGGAGTCCCATTTCAACCGGCGATTCCCCGAACATGACTAGAGGCATGAAATCCTCACTTGAACAACGTAGGAGATTACTGAGTTTTGTAGACTCGGGTTGTTTTGAAAATGCGCTCCATGTGTTTGAAGAAATCACTAGACCAAGCACGTTTATTTGGAATGTTTTGATAAGGGGATTAACAGATAACGGGTTCTATCAAGAAGCCATTGATTTGTACTACAGGATGGAGTGGGAAGGAGTTGGGTCAGATAAATACACTTTTCCTTTCGTAATTAAGGCGTGTGTTGGGTTATTTTCTTTGGTTGATGGACAGAGGATTCATTCCAGGGTAATTAAGATGGGGTTCGATAAAGATCTTTACGTTTGCAATTCCCTTGTTATTATGTATTCAAAGCTCGGCTGCATAGAGCAGTCGGAGAAAATATTTGCAGATATGCTGGTTAAAGACGCGGTGTCTTGGAATTCTATGATCAGTGGGTATGTTGCATCGGGCGACTGTTTGAGCTCGTTGACTTGTTTCCGCGATATGCAGGCAGCACGGATAAGTTGTGACAGATTCTCTGTGATCAGCATTCTTGGTGCTTGTTCTCTTTATGGTTGTTTGTTGAAGGGAAAGGAAGTCCATTGCCAAGTAATCAGGAGACAACTGGATTCAGATCCCATGATCGAAACGTCACTTATTGACATGTATGGTAAATGTGGACTGGTAGAGTACTCTGACAGATTGTTTAATAGGGTCTCTCAAAGAAGTGTAGCTGTTTGGAATGCTATTATAGGAGCATATGGTCTTAATGATGAACCCGTAAGATCTTTTTCTTGCTTCGAGAGAATGCTAGAGAGTGACAATTTGGACCCTAATGCAGTGACATTGATAAACCTACTGCCATCCTGTGCAAGAATGAGAGCTCTCGTGCAGGGAAAGTCTATGCATGGTTTTGCCATTAGAAAAGGAATGTTTCCTCATGTAGTATTAGAGACTGCACTACTTGACATGTATGGGAAGTGTGGCTGCCTGAATTTAGCAGATTCTATGTTTGTTCAAATGAAGGAGACTAATCTGATATCATGGAATGCAAGAATCGCGGCCTACGTACAGAGTGGTAATGAAAAAGGAGCATTACATGTTTTCCAGGATATGTGCAGTGAACATCTTCACCCAGATGAGATCACATTTGTGAATATCCTACCTGCCTACGCTGAAACTGCCTTACCAAAGGAGGGCCAGCAAATACATGCTAACATCATAAAGTTGGGATTTGGTTCAAGTATTTTCATTTGTAATGCCTTGATTTACATGTATGCAAAATGTGGTGATATCCAGGCTGCACAGCTTGTTTTTAACTGCATAGTGTATAAGGATGTCATTTCCTGGAACACGATCATTCTGGCCTATGGTATTCATGGATTTGGAGAAATTTCAGTTCGATTATTCTCTGATATGATGGCAGAGGGCATCAAACCCAATGGGAGCACATTTGTTTCACTTCTAGCATCTTGCAGTATTTGTGGCATGGTGGATGAAGGCCAGAATTATTTTAGTTCAATGAAAACAGAGTATAATATTGATCCTGGAATAGAGCACTATGGATGTATGGTAGATCTTCTAGGACGCAGTGGTAACATTGACCTAGCCAAACATTTTATAGATGAAATGCCATTGGTCCCAACTGCAAGGATATGGGGATCTCTTCTGTCTGCAAGTCGATACCACAGAAACATAGAACTTGCTGAACTTGTCGCAGACCGTATTTTGTCATTGGAACACGATAATACTGGCTGTTACGTGTTGCTTTCTAACATGTATGCTGAACTAAGGAGATGGGCTGATGTAGAGAGCATAAGATGTTCCATGCAGAGCCAAGGGTTAAGGAGGACCACTGCATGCAGTTTGATCGAGTACAATGGGAAAGCTCTCCAAATCACCAATAATGATTGTTCGCATGCTGAGGCCAGCATGATTTATGACGCATTAGATATCATTTCAAGAAAGATAGGTGATGACCTGCATGTTTGTGGAGTGTTGAAGTTCAAGCCACCGGATCTAATCAGAAGAAGAGCACATTCTGCAATGTACCACAGCGCAAGGTTGGCAATTTGTGCTGGTTTACTATCCACACCAGTAGGAACTCCCGTTCTTGTTAGGAAAAACGTTAGGATCTGTGAAGATTGCCATAATGCTGCAAAAATAATTTCAGAAATGACAGACAGGGAGATAGTGGTGGGGGATCCAAAATTCTATCACCGCTTTAGTAACGGGAAATGCACTTGTAAAGATTATTGGTAG